A segment of the Methanomicrobiales archaeon genome:
GATCCTCGCCGACAGCGAAGAGCATGTCGCCGCGGCAAAAGAGGGGTTGATCGCGGCGCACCAGGAGGTGGAGCGGTGCATCGCGGCCGACCCCTTCTTTGCTGCCACTCTCGAGGCCTACCGTCCCCGCTGCGAGCTGCGGACCGTGGTGCGGATGGCAGAGGCTTCCGCTTCGCCCGGCGTGGGTCCGATGGCGGCGGTTGCCGGGGCGATCGCCTGGGCGGGGGTCGAAGCGATGCAGGCGTGCGGCGCTCCATTCGCCGTGATCGACAACGGGGGCGATATCGCCCTGGTGAGCGACCGGAGTCTCCGTGTCGGCATCCACGCGGGCGATTCACCGCTCTCGGACCGGATCGCGCTTCTCGTCCCTCCCCAGGAGCAGATTCTCGGGATCTGCACCTCGTCAGCCACGGTCGGACCCTCCATCAGTTTCGGGATGGCGGACGCCGTTACGGTCCTCTCGCGGAATGTGGCGAGCGCCGATGCCTGGGCAACCGCGATCTGCAACGAAGTCACGCCGCAGGACCAGCGCTGCCTGGAGCGGCTCGCCGGTACCGACGTGATCGGGGTCCTTATCGTGATGGGCGACTGCGTGGTACAGTGGGGGGATCTCCCGCCCCTCGTCCCCGCCGCTGTCGGGCGGGATCGAATCACGGCCGGCAGAGCGCTCTATCAACTCTCCTCGATCCAGCGGAACGCACCCCGGTAGGCGCTCCCGCCCTCGAACCGGGCCAGAACCGCTTTGCCGTCCGAGACAGCGACGATCGGAACGGATCCCTCCAGCAGGAAAAGGATCTCGTAGTCGTCGACCTCCTCGACCAGGACCCCGCCCGCGATGAGGGAGGCCGGCGTCAGGATCAGCCGTTCCTGCCCCAGTTCCGAGGGGTTCTCGCGGAAATGGTAGTAGAAGACCTGATAGGCGTTGAGAAAATCGGAGTGGAGAAGATCCTCCCGCTCGCCCTCGGAGAGGCGGTCGAGCGCCTCCGCAAGATCTTCAACCGAATCGCCGCCGATCTCCAGCACCCCGTCCGCCAGTTCCGCGAGTTCGTAGTAGTCCATTCGGAAGCACCTCCCTGTCAAGCCACCGCCCCTTCCGCGATGGGCAGGATAGTATATCGCTCTCCAGAGTGATAGATTATGTGTGCGAGAAGAAGAGCGTGACTGGGCGGTCTACTGCCTGATCAGCGGAGGCAGGGCAACGACACGGGAGTCGATCGTCGGCATCCTTGACCTGGACCCGGACACCATCGAAGAGTCCCTGCAGCGGCTGGAGGCGAGCCTTCTCATCGGGCGGGAGGGCGCGGAGCTGAGGGCGCTCTCGATCGGAGAGTCCATCGTGCGCTGCCAGGCCCGGTACAACGACGACTTTCCCGTCTACGTGGAGAACGGCGTGATCAAAGTCAGACAGAAGAGGATGCCCTGATGGTGCCGGCCGTCGCGGTTCTCCGCCTTGGCCACCGTCCGGTCCGGGATCAGCGGGTGACCACGCACGTTGGGCTGGCAGCCCGGGCCTTCGGGGCAGAGGGGATCTACATCGCGGCCGAGGACGCGGGCCTCGTCCAGAGCCTGCGAGACGTGGTGGAGCGCTGGGGCGGGCAGTTTTTCGTGCAGGACGGGGTGAAATGGCGGCGCTGCATACAGGAATGGAAGGGGGGTGGCGGCACTGTCGTCCACCTCACCATGTACGGGATGCCCGTCCAGCAGGTCGTGGCGAGAATCCGCGCCTGCGAACGGGTGCTGGTCGTGGTGGGGGCGGAGAAGGTGCCGGGCGAGGTATACGGGCTCGCCGACTTCAACGTCGCCGTGACGGGTCAGCCGCACTCCGAGATCTCCAGCCTCGCGGTGTTTCTGGACCGCCTCTTTGAGGGGCGAGAACTAGAGCGGGAGTTCCCCGGCGCCCGCATCCGCGTTGAGCCGAGCGAACACGGGAAGAAGACGCACGAAATATGCTAGGGCGGGTTCTCGTCGCGGGTTTTGCCACGCGGCACGTGGTGCAGTCGGCTCGCCGCGCCGGCTACGCCGTGTACGCGATCGACCACTTCTGCGATCAGGATCTCGGCTGGTATGCGCAGGAGTGCGTGAAATTCCAGGAACTGGACGAGATCGGGGAGAAGGTGGCGGAGATGGCGCGTCTGCACTCTATCGACATCCTGGTCGTCACATCGGGCGCCGAGGAGATCGCCGCCCCGGTACCCCTCTACGGGACCCCGCCCCGCCAAGTCGAGCGTTACCTCGACAAACTGGAGATCCAGCGGTTCCTGGAGGAGAACCGTTTCCCCGCACCGCCTCTTGCCGCGGCGGGGGAGTATCCCGCCATGCTGAAGCCCCGCCGGGGGGCGGGGGGATGGCGGAACCAGATGGTGCGCAACACCGAAGAGGAGGCGCGCTGGCGGGAGGTCTTCGGCGATCACCCCTACATCGCCCAGCGTATGGTCTCTGGAACGGCGGCCAGCGTCTCTTGCCTGGCGGACGGATCGCGTGCGCGGGCTGTGGCGGCCAACCGCCAGCTGCTGCGGGGGGAGGGGGAGCGGCAGTTTGGATTCTCCGGCTCCCTCACGCCGCTCCCGAATCATCCGCTCTCCGCACGGATGATCCGCCTTGCCGAGGAGATCGCCGGGGCAAGCGGCTGCATCGGATCCATCGGGGTGGACTTCGTGCTGGGTGAGGACGCCTTCGCCATCGAGATCAATCCCCGGTTCCAGGCAACGCTGGACACCGTGGAGATGGCGACGGGGCTGAACCTCTTCCGCCTCCATATGGACGCCTGCCGTGGGCGGCTGCCGGAGCGCATGCCGGCGCCCTCGCGGTTCGCCGTGCGCCGCATCCTGTTCTCGGAGCGCGATCGGACCATCCGTGCGGACCTGGCCCCGCTCTCCCCCCGGGTGGCGGACATCCCCTGGCCGGGAACGGATGTGGAGGAGGGGCAGGCGATCATATCCCTCTATGGCTGGGGAGAGACCCCCGAAGCGGCGTTCGGGATGCTCGACAGGACGACTGATCAGGTGCGGAGGCTGCTGCAGTAACGGCTGAAAGAATCCGCCCACTCAGTCATCCCGCAGCCCATCGAGAAACCGAGACAGCGGCGGGGTGAGAGGGAGGGATCTCTGGATTCAAGAACGGCACAGCCTGCCCGGTGAGGGGCCATTCTCCCGGCGACGATCGGATGCGATGCATGCCTTATCGCACACGAGGGCGATGGAGTGCGCTCCCCTCCGCCATTCCGCTCCCACACCCCTG
Coding sequences within it:
- a CDS encoding UPF0280 family protein; translation: MLREHFEFKETITTILADSEEHVAAAKEGLIAAHQEVERCIAADPFFAATLEAYRPRCELRTVVRMAEASASPGVGPMAAVAGAIAWAGVEAMQACGAPFAVIDNGGDIALVSDRSLRVGIHAGDSPLSDRIALLVPPQEQILGICTSSATVGPSISFGMADAVTVLSRNVASADAWATAICNEVTPQDQRCLERLAGTDVIGVLIVMGDCVVQWGDLPPLVPAAVGRDRITAGRALYQLSSIQRNAPR
- a CDS encoding tRNA (cytidine(56)-2'-O)-methyltransferase; the encoded protein is MVPAVAVLRLGHRPVRDQRVTTHVGLAARAFGAEGIYIAAEDAGLVQSLRDVVERWGGQFFVQDGVKWRRCIQEWKGGGGTVVHLTMYGMPVQQVVARIRACERVLVVVGAEKVPGEVYGLADFNVAVTGQPHSEISSLAVFLDRLFEGRELEREFPGARIRVEPSEHGKKTHEIC
- a CDS encoding MarR family transcriptional regulator is translated as MREEERDWAVYCLISGGRATTRESIVGILDLDPDTIEESLQRLEASLLIGREGAELRALSIGESIVRCQARYNDDFPVYVENGVIKVRQKRMP
- a CDS encoding ATP-grasp domain-containing protein, producing the protein MLGRVLVAGFATRHVVQSARRAGYAVYAIDHFCDQDLGWYAQECVKFQELDEIGEKVAEMARLHSIDILVVTSGAEEIAAPVPLYGTPPRQVERYLDKLEIQRFLEENRFPAPPLAAAGEYPAMLKPRRGAGGWRNQMVRNTEEEARWREVFGDHPYIAQRMVSGTAASVSCLADGSRARAVAANRQLLRGEGERQFGFSGSLTPLPNHPLSARMIRLAEEIAGASGCIGSIGVDFVLGEDAFAIEINPRFQATLDTVEMATGLNLFRLHMDACRGRLPERMPAPSRFAVRRILFSERDRTIRADLAPLSPRVADIPWPGTDVEEGQAIISLYGWGETPEAAFGMLDRTTDQVRRLLQ